CAGGGAAGGGGAAGATAAGcgtttggggtttttttttttttttttttttttttttttaaggataaatgattattttttaatattttattaattttttaatagaaattgGGTTTCGAATCAAGTCATGTCAGCACTTAACTGAGAGATTCaaggccaagctaacggaaggtataacattaaaccaaattccaaagatgaggtataacattgtcaattttaaaagatgaggtatgacaaaGTCGTGAGACTAATAGTTgaagtagttttgtgtaatttacccaaatatATAATTGGCACTTGAAAGGAGAAACATGGATTTGTAATATGAGAAGCGATTTATGGACTGCTTTTTATCTTCTGTATATCCTTAATTTTAGCCCTAGACTCTAGAAAAAAGGGGAGGGGATGCTGCAAGTGAAACATAGTGTCAAAAATCATATATGCCATCTGTTTTATGTTTGTAATTGACTGCTATCAAACCAGGATAGTTTATCCATTTTTTTACACCTAAGTTTAATTAgagttttttcattttaatacaAGCGATATATTTACACTTAAAGAATGACATATTAAACTGTCACACAATAGGTTGAACATTGGCATTTGGTTACAAACTCGGCATTAACAGATGTCGACTTAAGATGAATATTACTAAATCGTAATGCTAAGTGACAAGCTCAATTAGAATTACATTAAAACTTTCATAAGTTCGATTAGGATTAAAATAACACGTTTACTTGTCAGGAATGAATATACATTTTTCTTATTCCTAACTTCTCCAACTCCTACTACGTAAACATGCcctaattgaaatttgattaggaTTGGGAATCCACGTGGGATTAGGATCGGCTGGACTACTAATCAAAGTGGCGCTGATAGCCTAATCTCATGCTTTATAGGCTAAACGGCAGCGTTTCCGTCTCTGTTAACAGAGATACGTCAGCATCTACAAGTTTATATACTTGAAACTTCTGGAACTTTCGCGCTCTTCCTCGACGCCGATCAAATTTCCCCTTTTCAGTATAAATATCCCAAAcccttcgtttctcaaccaacaaattagaaaaatttcctgagaaaaaaaaatcttcgtCTTAGTCTAAGCTCTCAAATCGTCGTCGTTTTGATTCAAGGTTTTCCAGATTCTCGTCACCAATGGATCCATTCTTCAGAAGGCATTGGCACAATTTCGCCCCACAACATCAGTACCAGCAGACCAATTTCACGCCACAACATCAGTACCCGCAGAAGGCGAGGCAAGTCCCGGTTCAGCGCCGAGCGGACCCGTCGCCGAAGGTGGTCTCGATCCCGGTTCAGTACGTCGGGTTGGAGCGCAGGCGGTCCGATTCGGCGCTGAAAATCCAGAAGGCGTTCAGAGGGTTCCTGGTGAGGAAAAGCGTGAGGAAGATCGCCGCGATCAGAGTCGAGGTCGGCGAGATCGAGAAGCGGATTTCTAAGCGTGAGGCGGTGGAATTGATGAGGAGGGACGCCAAGGAGCGGCTGAAGGTGAACGAGACGCTGATGAACTTGCTGTTGAAGTTGGATTCGGTGAAGGGCGTCGATTCCGGGGTTAGGGATGTCAGGAGGGCCGTGATAAAAAAGGCGATTGCTTTGCAGGAGAAGGTGGACAGCTCTGTTGCTGAAAATCCCCAAATCGACCAAACCCTAGAATTGCAATCCGAATCCCCTGTAAATTCGGATGAGACTCAGAATTCGCAGTCTCTGGAATTGGAATCGGCAGCCGAGCCCCAAATCGAAACTGTCCCACACGGCAATGCGTGGGGgtgcagagaggaagaagactCTGTGAGTGATAGCGAGTCCTCTGGATCGTCTTGTGAGGATTCGCCGAACCCGATGGAGGATGGGGTGGAGGATGTTAAGGTGGTGGAACGAGAGGaggcggcggaggaggagggagCTGGGGAGATTGTGAAGGATGATGAGAACAAAAGGAGCAGTAGCAGAGAGCTGCTGGAGAGGGTGGCGGAGGACAACGCGAAGATGATGGGAATGATGGAGGAGCTGTTTGAGAAGAACCAGATGCAGACGCGGATGCTGAGCTCGCTGTCGCAGAGGGTGGAGCAGCTGGAGAGGGCGCTTGTGTGTGAGAGGTtgaggagaaggaagaggagGCATGCTGCTGCAACTGCAGATTTCGTGTCCAAGTAACAAGTTATTTCATTTTGCTAATTACATTTTGGTAAGGATTTCGCGTTCTAGAATTCATATAACTGATCTTATTATTGGGAAAAAGTTTTGTTGTTATTTGTTGTAAAGGATTtgaaacgtgaattgtatgattGATGAAATTTGATGCTTTTGGTGTATTAGCTACTTGCGGACTCGATGTGAATACCTAGGAAAACGTCCTCTTGTAATTGTGGCACATTTGGCCCGATTGATGAGATGACATGTGGAGGGtgcatataaaatttaatttggtcAATTAGGGTGCATAGTGCATATAAAATCTGCAGATGTTCGTATTTGCACTAGGAAAGTTGTATCATCAATGATTGTGTCATTGTGTGTAGTTGACATTGGTTATCTTAAACCCACAAGACGTGTTGTAGAATCAGGAAAGATGTCATCTCTTAATCTCTTCTACTTAGTCCACACAGTCAAGTGATTCagacttttgaaattttatttaacgGTTAAAAACAAAGTCTTTttaaaagttattataattttagctgttggatcaaattttaaaggtctGGATCACTTAATTAGATGATTTGAATCCAATTTCAAATGTTCGGATTACTTAGTAGATGATCTATTTTTGTAGAATCACTATGGGTGGTCTAATAGTCGAGACCAATTTTAGGTTGTACTCTACATGGCACGTCCGAATTTTGATTCTTGACGTTGCTAATTCGTACAATGGTGGATAAGAAGAGGTTGAAAAATCTTCTGACTCTCGAAAAGATAAATTATCATGATGAAACTACTATCTggtctcatttaaaaaaaaaaaaaaacaaaaaaaaaaaaaaaaaaaacaaacaaaaaaaaacaaacaaacaaacgcGTTGTAGAGACTGCTTTATTGGTGGGTCATACAATCCAGCGAATCCACTTAAAATATCTGCCTGGGATTTGAGAAGCTAAAAATGTTGAAACGGACTGTCCAGACCCAACAATAACAGGGTTGTTGTCTACTTTTATTGTTGCACacttttgaacttttgattagTTAGCTGGTGAAAATTATTGGCTTTGAGTTTTGtcgtttcttttttcttccaaCATTAAAAACTGAAAAGTCGTCACAAGCTTtaaaaaatgcttttaatttttgtgtattgaaaacaaaatttaactGTGATCAGAAATGGACTAAAATGATTTTAGTCATTTCGAGTCTCGCAAATTTTTGGGGTGCGAAATACCTCAagctttgaccaaaaaaaaaaaaaaaagttgttggcTTTAAATTTGGCTTGCAATTTGTAGAGAGGTCCATCGattctattttattttgggAGAGGGAATCCTAATTTGAGGAATCTACTAGCATaaagaagagaaatattactgaagtgaaaaaataattaaaattgtgaGAGATTTGTTGTTTAAATAATtagatttatttttctttagaaTTGTGAATAACATTATGTGATAAAacgatatttttttattcaaatcgGCCAAAgttaaaaggaaaatataagTTACATTTTCCAATTCACATGTATGCAGTATGTAATACACTCGCACTTAAACACATTAATATTTTGAAAACACAAGTTCTCTCTTTCCAAATTTACTGTACTACAATTTATAATGAAACACAATTTCAAAAGCGAGAGTTAATGTTTCAATATAATTGATTTAGAGCGGCCTTTTTCTTGGTTGCTTTTTTGGTCGTCACCTAATCAAGAGAATGTTTTTGGTGttagaacctttttttttttccttcgtcTAAGTTGAAATATCCgacaaaatttttattgaacCCGTTTATATGCACCTTATACTTTATTAATGAATATCGTATATTTCCTAAAAATTTTACTTGTAACTGGGTCACATGTGACACAACATGAACAATGAATTAGAGTTCATGGGCCCCATAGGGctggttttgggtttggataAGTACGCAAGACTCGAACCACCCCCGATGGACTTAACGACATTGCGTTCAATCCAGTTTGACGGCCATtgctcaaaaacaaaaacaataaataaaaaacaaaaaatatcgGGAGGTTTTTTGTCACGAAACCTTTTTCCCGGAagctgaaaaacaaaaaaacaaaaaaaaaaaaaggttcaatattattaaattcaaaacttttggttaatttcaaattaacttttatttattcaacTAATCAAGCAACCTGAAATCCTTACTTCTGACCACAACCCAAATCCTCACCCTTTTCTTctcccacctctctctctctctctctctctactctcagTGTCGTTGTACAAAACTCTTCTGCGAAACCCTagattctctgaaattcaaaattcagtCCTGACCTCgccatctccctctctctctattgGAGCTCCAATCCACTGCGCGCttcttctccctctctccttctccccTCCCTCCGACTCCCTCACTTTTCGATGGCGGAAGGCAAGCTCGATCTTCCCGACGATCTCCTCTCCTCTAAGCCGTCCGATCAGTCCTGGACCTCCAAAGGTACTTCGccgtttcatttttttatttttgctattttatttctttagcAGTTCATTTTCTTTAGATTTGTGTATTCATTGGGTTTGGTCGATGTGAAGCTAATGTAAGGTGGATGGCTACTGATCTGTAGCGTTTAAGTATGTATTGGACcagttcattttttatttttttcggcTTCCTGCATCTTGTGCTAGTcggatttttatgttttgattgaATGTTTCCGTCTTTCGGATTTTGCTCCGATCggtttttctcttctctcaatttttatttgtaatttttgcaTTCGAACTCGGTCTTTAACACTAATGTATTGTAATTGTAATCCTTCCGTTGTTTTACTATCGGCATGTTGGATGATACTACTGTTATTGAGCTATCAcggttttgattgttttgttggAATTCACTAACAGCTGCTATTATTAGTTTTTTCCTCACCCGAAACGCTATTTGAGTTGCAGTTCCAGTGTTAAATCTTTATTTGTAGTTAACAAATATGTACAGTTCCTTCGTCTAGTGTTTACGGGGTCAGCGACTTTAGTACCGGGTTAGTGTGGGGGCATTGAGAGGACGTTGTAATGAGAGGATAAACATAGATTTGTGTTTTAATTTGTGTTCATGTTTTGGCAGTTGAAGCCTCTGGAGGAAATGATGGAAAAAAGGTGCTTATCGGGTCATCTGATGACTCAAAAGGTGAGCTTTGTTGTTCAAGTTTTTAGCATTAATTTCATGAACTGTAGAATCATTAAGTAATTTATATTCTGTTCGTCTCACGCTCATCTGATTTTGTATTgctaatttacaaattttgcaGATCCAGCTGCCTCAGAGAGCAGCATACCTTTGTCCCCCCAGTGGCTTTATGCCAAACCCAGTGAGTCTAAGTTGGTATGTGCTCTATGGATTGGATTTCTTTTAGTATTAATCAACTTTTTATTTGGTATATGTGCTTCTGTTATCTCCCTGAATCAGGATTAGTTGTAGttaattcaatcatcaaaacCTATTAAAAGACTTTGTACCTGGAATTGTTCAGATGCTTTTTTTCATACTGGATTTTATCCGCTTATAGTGAAAACTCAACTCACTACATAATTAATCTACAGCTATTTAACCCTGGATTACTTGGAAATTTACAACTTAGTTGACTAGTCATAAATTGGCTGTATATTACAGGAAATGCGTGGGCCAATTTCCCTTGGAAACTCCACTGATAGCAACCAGAAGGAAGGTTGGCGTTTGGAAGGATCTGATGATAAAAAAGATTGGAGGCGGCCTGCCACTGAAAGTGAAAATAGCCGCCGTTGGCGCGAAGAGGAAAGAGAAACTAGCTTGCTTGGTGGTAGAAGAGACCGAAGGAAACCAGAACGCCGTGTCGACAGTGTTCCAGTGAGAGACACAACTGACAATAGGGCACTGCCTGCATCTGAAAGGTGGCATGATGGCCGTACCTCTGCACATGAAGCACGACGTGATAGCAAATGGTCATCGAGGTGGGGTCCtgaagacaaagaaaaggagTCTCGAACTGAAAAGAAAACAGATGTGGAGAAGGAAGATAATCACATTAACAGTGACAACCAATCCCTTGGAGGTAATAACCGTTCAGCTTCTGAGCGCGAGTCAGATACTCGGGATAAATGGAGGCCACGCCATAGGGATGTTCACACTGGTGGGTCAAATTCTTACCGTGCTGCACCTGGATTTGGAACTGAAAAAGGAAGGGTAGAGGGTTCAAATTTGGGATTTACCCTTGGAAGAGGGAAGGCATCTGGCGTTGGGAGATCATCTGCAGGTGTTATTGGCTCTGCTCCTTCTGGAAAGATTGGAAGTATCCCTGGGAAACCTAGGCACTCAGCTGATAGTTTTTGTTACCCAAGGGGAAAGCTTCTTGACATTTATCGTCAGCGAAAGCTTGATCTATCATTTGCTACCATGCCAGATGAGATGGAAGAATCACCCCCTACAACTGAAGTAGGCTATATGGAACCATTAGCTTTTCTTGCCCCTGATGGCGAAGAGGAGGTAAGAAATAGGAATGTGGATTATATTTCTTTTATGTACTGATTCTTTTATGCTTTCTAACTGGTTCATGTATTGCTAATAGGCCATCCTTAGTGATATATGGAAGGGAAAGATTACAAGTAGCGGGGTAGCATACAATTCATTTAGAAAGGGAAGATCAACTGAAAACAGCACAGGTATTTTCAACTCAATAGTTCCCAATTTGTGTCCTTTTTGGGAACTGGGATGTCTAATTACTAAAACACTCATTCTTTAGGTGGGGGAGACTTGGAAGCTGTTGATGGAGTTCTGGGTATTTTACCCAATATCTTGCAGGAGGCTGCAAATGCTGATGATTATGGGTCTTCACAGAATTCTGGTGCACAAAGGAATGTGCTAGATGGTGAGTTTCAGTTTGTTTCTAATTCTGCATGTTGTCTATTATATTGAACTATATGCAGGTATTGTTGACTGGAACATCTGAACAATCTACTTATTTTATTGCAGACAAAGATGCCAATCATAAAGAATGGGAAACAAAATCTAGTCCAGGAAAGGACCGTGATGGATTGTCTTTAACATTTCAGAAAACTAATGGCATCTGCAGTGATGTTGAGACTGAAGGTGGCAGTAGGCAAATTGCAGATTCTTCTTTTTCCGTCCATTCTTTGTCTAATGACATTGAGTTTGGCACTTCTGACATAATATCAAAACTTCCTGATGATTCAAATACTCTATATGCTTTTGGCTCATCTGAGCAGAATCTGAATAACAACTGTCAGGTGAAAGAGTTAGAAAGGGATGTCCCTCCTGAGGATTTATGTTTGTATTACCTTGATCCTCAAGGGGTGGTTCAGGGACCATATTTGGGGGTAGACATTATTTCATGGTTTGAACAAGGGTTTTTTGGGACAAACTTGCTTGTTCGCTTGGCAGATACTCCTGAAGGAACACCTTTCAAAGAATTGGGGGAGGTCATGCCACATCTGAAAGCTTGGGATGGGCATAGGAGTATTGTAAATCCAACTTCTAATATAGAAGAATCAAGTAGCTCCTTAGGGAACATAGAGTCTAGCTTACCTTCTTCCGCTCCAGTTTCAGAAATGACTACTACATTTGTAGGGAATGACTTACGGCGGCCGTTGCCTGAACTAAACAGCCTTTCAGCTCAGCATATTCAACTTAGAAATTCTGAGCCTGAAGCTCCAAAACAACTGCCACATTCCAGGGGTCAAGGCTTTAATGATTTTGATGCAGAAGATGAAGGTTTGTCTTTAACAATAAATTCTTTTTGGTCTGTTTATTGTGCTGACAGATGGTTTTTCTCTCATCTCATCCTATtgcatttttaattttccagaTATTGTGTTTCCAGGAATACCTGGAACCACCGGCTATTCTACTGCAAGATCTTTTGGAACCATTCATGATTCTATTGCAAATTCTAGTAGCCACCTTCATCCAACTGAGTTGACGGAATCCGGTGTGCCTATTCAGAATGATAACAAGTTGCACCCCCTTGGCTTGCTTTGGTCTGAGCTAGAAGGCAGTCAAACGAAACATGTCAAGCCAGCCAATACGCCTTCTAGCATGGGGAGGGCTGTTCCATTTGGTGCAATTTCTGATCCAGCGGTTCTTGCTGATGCATGGTCTGATGTTCATAGAAAAAATTCAGCCTCTGATACAGACCTCTATCAGGACATGGTAGCTCCTCACCAATTGGCACAGATGAAACAGGAACCCAATCATTTTGATTTAGCTGAGCTGCTTACGCCACAGCAAAATCGACAACAGCAACTCCAACAGCGAAATATTTTGTCTAGTTTTGGACACTTGAATGATGCAGTATTAGAGCATTTGCCAGGTCAGAATCTCATCCACCAACAGTTAGCCAACCATTCTTCAGCAGATCTGGATCACCTTTGGGCACTTCAGATGCAACAGCACCGGGAGGCTCAGCTCCAGCAACATCACCAACTGCAACAGCAGCAGTTTCATCAACAGCAGAAGCTTTTACAGGAGCAACAGTCCAAAGTACAACAGGTGCTACTGGAACAATTACTGCGTGGTCAAATGCATGATCCTGCGCTTAGGCAGCCACACGTTGATCCTGTCAGAGCAAACAACGTTCTTGAACAGGTTCTATTAGAGCAGCGCCGTCTGCATGAACTCCAACAACGGTCTCACCATATTCCAAGGCATGTTGATCCATCTTTGGAGCAGCTTATCCAAGCGAAGTTTGGTCAGTCGCCACCACAAGGACATCAAGCAGATTTTCTTGATCTACTGTCTCGTGCGCAGCATGAACAAATTCAATCATTGGAAGATCAGATGCAAGCCAGGCAGTTACCAGTGGGAATGAGGCAGAGGGTGGAAGAAGAGAGACACGGTGGTTCCGTCTGGCCAGCAGATGAATCAAATCAGTTTCTGAGGACCCATGGTGGTGCTCAGCGAGCTCACTCTTCCGGATTTAGTCCTTTAGATTTTTATCAGAGGCAACAGCGGCCATCCCATGAGGAGCAGCTTAGTCAAATTGACCGTAATCTTTCATTGCAGGATCGACTTCAGCAAGGGTTTTATGAGCCTGGCTCTCATCCATTTGAGCGGTCTATGTCACTGCCTGCTGGGGCTCAAGGGATGAATTTGGATGCTGTAAATGCTATGGCTCGTGCTCAGGGTTTGGATATGCATGATTCCCTTGGACGAATGCCATCAGGTGGTCAATTGGGAACATTTTCATCCGGCATCCATTCTCATAATCCTCATCACCCTCTTCCTAACCAATTTCATGCTTCACAGTTGGATGCAATTGAGGGTCACTGGACCGAGAAGAATGAACAGCTAGAAAATGATTGGATGGACTCTCGGTTTCAGCAGTTGCATATTAATGCTGAGCGGCAGAAAAGGGAGTCAGAAATCAAAATTCCTTCTCAAGATCGAGCTTTATGGATGTCAGATGGATTGAATGAAGAGCATTCAAAGAGACTATTGATGGAGTTACTCCATAAAAAATCAGGCCATCAACCTGCCGAGTCATTGAATGTCAATAATGGCATGTTCTCTGATAAAAGGCCATCATCTGGCATGTACTCTGGTTCAAGCTCTTCTAATCATCCATTTAGCCTTCACGCAGACCATGAAGCAGGTCTAAATAATTCATTTCGAGTAGGATCCTATGGTTCAGATCATATGGAAATTCCACAGGAAGAGCGGGCCAGCATTGTGGAAAGCAATGAAAAGCTGATGCACAGATCTGATTCTGGAGCATTGGTTGAGAGAGAGTCATTCTTGGATGGCATTAATGCTACGAGTCAGCCAATTTACACAAATTCTAACATGATTATTAAGTCATCCATCAATAAAGAGGTTTTGGAGTTGGACGGGTGGAAGCGTGGAACGAAGAGTGAGGGGATCATTAGGGGCCAAGCGTTTGGTATTCAAGAACGAATGGTCGAACAAGCAGGGTTGGGTGCTCCAGATTATGAGGAGAGGTCAGCAATTGCCCTTAACATGCTTTCGTCATCTGGTGTTTCAGGTATTTCTTGTTGCTTCTTTTCAAAATTGATTCACTGCATAGTGCTCAAAATTGTTCATGTAAGAGTCGTGGTTTTCTAAATTTGCTTGTCCCCAGGTGGTAATGTAGGCTTTCATAGCGACAAGATTGGCCGAAGTAATTCCTTTGCAGAAGAAACGACCAGGGAACGGTACATATATGACCTTGCTCTTATCGGTCCCTTGTTTTTATCATCCAAATTCTTGTGTAAATTCCTCAGAGCATGTATAGAAGtaattccttttctttc
This Pyrus communis chromosome 6, drPyrComm1.1, whole genome shotgun sequence DNA region includes the following protein-coding sequences:
- the LOC137738364 gene encoding BAG family molecular chaperone regulator 6-like, with amino-acid sequence MDPFFRRHWHNFAPQHQYQQTNFTPQHQYPQKARQVPVQRRADPSPKVVSIPVQYVGLERRRSDSALKIQKAFRGFLVRKSVRKIAAIRVEVGEIEKRISKREAVELMRRDAKERLKVNETLMNLLLKLDSVKGVDSGVRDVRRAVIKKAIALQEKVDSSVAENPQIDQTLELQSESPVNSDETQNSQSLELESAAEPQIETVPHGNAWGCREEEDSVSDSESSGSSCEDSPNPMEDGVEDVKVVEREEAAEEEGAGEIVKDDENKRSSSRELLERVAEDNAKMMGMMEELFEKNQMQTRMLSSLSQRVEQLERALVCERLRRRKRRHAAATADFVSK
- the LOC137737241 gene encoding uncharacterized protein, whose amino-acid sequence is MAEGKLDLPDDLLSSKPSDQSWTSKVEASGGNDGKKVLIGSSDDSKDPAASESSIPLSPQWLYAKPSESKLEMRGPISLGNSTDSNQKEGWRLEGSDDKKDWRRPATESENSRRWREEERETSLLGGRRDRRKPERRVDSVPVRDTTDNRALPASERWHDGRTSAHEARRDSKWSSRWGPEDKEKESRTEKKTDVEKEDNHINSDNQSLGGNNRSASERESDTRDKWRPRHRDVHTGGSNSYRAAPGFGTEKGRVEGSNLGFTLGRGKASGVGRSSAGVIGSAPSGKIGSIPGKPRHSADSFCYPRGKLLDIYRQRKLDLSFATMPDEMEESPPTTEVGYMEPLAFLAPDGEEEAILSDIWKGKITSSGVAYNSFRKGRSTENSTGGGDLEAVDGVLGILPNILQEAANADDYGSSQNSGAQRNVLDDKDANHKEWETKSSPGKDRDGLSLTFQKTNGICSDVETEGGSRQIADSSFSVHSLSNDIEFGTSDIISKLPDDSNTLYAFGSSEQNLNNNCQVKELERDVPPEDLCLYYLDPQGVVQGPYLGVDIISWFEQGFFGTNLLVRLADTPEGTPFKELGEVMPHLKAWDGHRSIVNPTSNIEESSSSLGNIESSLPSSAPVSEMTTTFVGNDLRRPLPELNSLSAQHIQLRNSEPEAPKQLPHSRGQGFNDFDAEDEDIVFPGIPGTTGYSTARSFGTIHDSIANSSSHLHPTELTESGVPIQNDNKLHPLGLLWSELEGSQTKHVKPANTPSSMGRAVPFGAISDPAVLADAWSDVHRKNSASDTDLYQDMVAPHQLAQMKQEPNHFDLAELLTPQQNRQQQLQQRNILSSFGHLNDAVLEHLPGQNLIHQQLANHSSADLDHLWALQMQQHREAQLQQHHQLQQQQFHQQQKLLQEQQSKVQQVLLEQLLRGQMHDPALRQPHVDPVRANNVLEQVLLEQRRLHELQQRSHHIPRHVDPSLEQLIQAKFGQSPPQGHQADFLDLLSRAQHEQIQSLEDQMQARQLPVGMRQRVEEERHGGSVWPADESNQFLRTHGGAQRAHSSGFSPLDFYQRQQRPSHEEQLSQIDRNLSLQDRLQQGFYEPGSHPFERSMSLPAGAQGMNLDAVNAMARAQGLDMHDSLGRMPSGGQLGTFSSGIHSHNPHHPLPNQFHASQLDAIEGHWTEKNEQLENDWMDSRFQQLHINAERQKRESEIKIPSQDRALWMSDGLNEEHSKRLLMELLHKKSGHQPAESLNVNNGMFSDKRPSSGMYSGSSSSNHPFSLHADHEAGLNNSFRVGSYGSDHMEIPQEERASIVESNEKLMHRSDSGALVERESFLDGINATSQPIYTNSNMIIKSSINKEVLELDGWKRGTKSEGIIRGQAFGIQERMVEQAGLGAPDYEERSAIALNMLSSSGVSGGNVGFHSDKIGRSNSFAEETTRERVPAPSKSQDNILLRRPPVSSASASQEGLSELLPNPVFRGKSASAAPDGGRQDPVNHGSDALPPSSKKEMHFHRTSSTSDADVSEASFMDMLKSNTKKIAPMDAHAAAGEDAMQGNRSGKKKGKKGRQIDPALLGFKVTSNRIMRGEIQRMDD